The proteins below are encoded in one region of Methanoculleus taiwanensis:
- a CDS encoding cobalt-precorrin-5B (C(1))-methyltransferase: MKDPVTDFSYPDTWVAACSEPDKLPLVKQGLCILTSSGAVLRRGYTTGTTAAAACKAAVLSLARTDVAEVEVTLPCSLTVTVPVDAYRGTASCFKDAGDYPGDVTAGLEFSAHAMPGSSGIHFVPGEGIGSFSRETPRHAVGEPAISGPAMACIERSIREALDETDLAGATIILSIPRGAETAQLTLNPRLGIFGGISILGSTGLVEPWDDHLEETVLDRVARSERVVLTTGRLGLRYSRLFFPDYEVVLVGSRIREALASARGEVVLCGLPGLIMKFVNPGILAGTGYATVEELSLSDGWHEVVERELADFSRRHPDVRVVIVDRDGRIIGESA; this comes from the coding sequence ATGAAAGATCCGGTGACTGATTTTTCATACCCCGATACCTGGGTCGCGGCCTGCAGCGAGCCCGATAAACTGCCCCTTGTTAAGCAGGGGCTCTGTATCCTCACCTCGTCAGGGGCGGTGCTCCGCCGGGGCTACACGACCGGCACGACCGCAGCGGCAGCATGCAAGGCGGCGGTTCTCTCTCTTGCGCGGACCGATGTCGCAGAGGTCGAGGTCACCCTTCCCTGCAGCCTCACCGTGACCGTTCCTGTCGACGCCTACCGGGGCACCGCATCCTGCTTCAAAGATGCCGGCGACTATCCCGGCGACGTGACCGCGGGGCTCGAGTTCTCCGCCCACGCGATGCCGGGTTCGTCGGGTATTCACTTCGTTCCCGGTGAAGGGATCGGCAGTTTCTCCCGGGAGACGCCCCGGCATGCCGTGGGCGAGCCTGCGATCAGCGGGCCGGCGATGGCGTGCATCGAGCGCTCGATCCGCGAGGCGCTCGACGAGACCGACCTTGCCGGGGCGACGATCATCCTGAGCATCCCGCGCGGGGCGGAGACGGCGCAGCTGACGCTCAACCCCCGGCTCGGCATCTTCGGGGGCATCTCCATCCTCGGGTCGACCGGCCTCGTCGAGCCCTGGGACGACCACCTCGAGGAGACGGTGCTCGACCGGGTCGCCCGGTCGGAACGGGTCGTGCTGACGACCGGCAGGCTCGGCCTCCGGTACTCGCGGCTCTTCTTCCCGGACTACGAGGTCGTGCTGGTAGGAAGCAGGATCCGCGAAGCACTCGCCTCTGCCCGGGGGGAGGTCGTCCTCTGCGGCCTTCCCGGTCTGATCATGAAGTTCGTCAACCCGGGTATCCTCGCGGGAACCGGTTACGCAACGGTCGAAGAACTCTCGCTCTCGGACGGGTGGCACGAGGTCGTAGAGCGCGAACTTGCCGATTTCTCCCGACGTCACCCGGACGTCCGGGTGGTCATCGTCGACCGGGACGGCAGGATCATCGGGGAGAGCGCATGA
- a CDS encoding cobalt-precorrin-7 (C(5))-methyltransferase has translation MKIVGTGCGPGMLTEAAIAVLGEARLIYGSDRAIALARSHIPEDCEVRTITDYKRLRELPAHAVVLSTGDPMLAGLGYLPGEVVPGISSLQVAFARLRLPLTRAAAVAAHGRDHAHAVETAGREVNRGKIVFLIADPAFSLAELVRALPPATKIAVCENLGYPDERIALGTAAEPPECTAELYVVVAGDF, from the coding sequence ATGAAGATCGTCGGGACGGGCTGCGGGCCGGGCATGCTCACCGAGGCGGCTATCGCGGTTCTCGGGGAAGCACGGCTCATCTACGGCTCCGACCGCGCTATCGCCCTTGCCCGTTCCCACATCCCGGAGGACTGCGAGGTGCGGACGATCACCGACTACAAAAGGCTCCGTGAACTCCCCGCCCATGCCGTCGTCCTCTCGACGGGCGACCCCATGCTCGCGGGGCTCGGCTATCTCCCGGGCGAGGTGGTGCCCGGCATCTCCTCGCTTCAGGTTGCCTTCGCCCGTCTTCGCCTTCCCCTCACCCGGGCGGCGGCCGTCGCCGCCCACGGCCGCGACCACGCCCACGCCGTCGAGACGGCGGGGCGCGAGGTGAACCGCGGGAAGATCGTCTTCCTCATCGCCGACCCGGCCTTCTCCCTTGCGGAACTGGTGCGGGCGCTCCCCCCCGCGACGAAGATCGCCGTCTGCGAGAACCTCGGCTACCCCGACGAACGGATCGCCCTCGGCACGGCGGCAGAGCCTCCGGAGTGCACGGCGGAGCTCTATGTCGTGGTTGCCGGAGACTTCTAA
- a CDS encoding CHASE4 domain-containing protein, protein MKILTRTLVIIALTLACLLGTLALVSGVLLLESYTSLEEQEMQEQMQRATRALENEIASINRMNEDWAQWDDTYAFIEDRNEEYIGSNIVDTTFSNLGLNLMLFVNNSGQIVFSEAFDLSSDTSSPLPGEIAARIIAEERLTHHPHTMSSGSGILLLPEGPMLISSQPITTSAGEGPVRGALLMGRYLDPAMIRHLADTTQLSIALLDPDGDMNAALHEAGGVAVLPVDDKTISGYTTLTDLSGTPAAVLRVDAPRTIYQQGLAAITYLFFALLAAGVVFGIASVLLLKESILSRVASLHADVTAIGTSGAFASRLPETGDDEIAGLAGAINGMLHALEESNDRYRLLFNTGSDLTLVYTVGDDGSPGKILEACDHACSRLGYLREELLGLPASALIDRDTTAGSASPGLYAAEIRGKDGTPIPVEAISRDITLDGRRAELVVARDITERRRAEKQLEQYRLHLEDLVRDRTSELSAVNTHLKTEIDERRRAEEDLRESRQYLETILASIQAGIVVIDPKTHLIADANPAALRMIGASRAEMLGKECHRYICPQQRGNCPITDAGQRIDNAERALITAHGTRLPILKTVVPVHLKGEEYLLESFIDITERKQAEEELEKRVAERTADLQAATERLREEIKERTALEAEKTKAYEQIDKNMEQFAILNDHIRNPLQVIVGMADLEETPSSARIIEQAMAIDGIVTELDRGWIESEKIRAFLRKHL, encoded by the coding sequence ATGAAAATTCTTACGCGCACGCTGGTTATCATCGCCCTGACCCTCGCCTGCCTTCTCGGGACACTTGCTCTCGTGTCGGGCGTTCTGCTGCTCGAGAGCTATACGTCGCTCGAAGAGCAGGAGATGCAGGAGCAGATGCAGCGGGCGACGCGTGCGCTCGAGAACGAGATCGCCTCGATAAACAGGATGAACGAGGACTGGGCGCAGTGGGACGATACCTACGCCTTCATCGAAGACCGGAACGAGGAGTATATCGGATCGAATATCGTCGATACGACATTCAGCAACCTCGGCCTGAACCTGATGCTGTTTGTAAACAACTCGGGGCAGATCGTCTTTTCAGAGGCGTTCGACCTCTCCTCAGATACATCCTCCCCCCTCCCGGGCGAGATCGCCGCACGGATCATCGCTGAAGAGCGCCTTACCCACCATCCCCATACCATGAGCAGCGGCAGCGGCATCCTCCTCCTTCCGGAAGGCCCGATGCTCATCTCTTCGCAGCCGATAACCACGAGCGCCGGGGAAGGGCCGGTCAGGGGAGCCCTGCTGATGGGGAGGTACCTCGATCCGGCGATGATCAGGCACCTTGCAGATACGACGCAGCTCTCGATCGCCCTTCTCGACCCGGACGGAGACATGAATGCAGCCCTGCATGAGGCGGGGGGCGTCGCCGTGCTTCCGGTGGACGACAAAACCATCAGCGGGTACACCACGCTCACCGATCTCTCCGGAACGCCTGCTGCGGTTCTGCGTGTGGACGCGCCGAGGACGATCTACCAGCAGGGTCTTGCTGCCATCACCTACCTCTTCTTCGCACTGCTGGCAGCCGGGGTGGTATTCGGGATTGCATCCGTCCTTCTCCTGAAGGAGAGTATCCTCTCCCGGGTGGCATCCCTGCATGCCGACGTCACGGCGATAGGAACCTCGGGGGCGTTCGCCTCCCGTCTCCCGGAGACGGGCGACGACGAGATCGCGGGGCTTGCCGGCGCAATCAACGGCATGCTGCACGCCCTTGAGGAGAGCAACGACCGCTACCGCCTCCTCTTCAACACCGGAAGCGATCTTACGCTGGTCTACACCGTCGGCGACGACGGCAGCCCCGGGAAGATCCTCGAGGCGTGCGACCATGCGTGCAGCAGGCTCGGGTACCTCCGGGAGGAACTGCTCGGTCTGCCGGCATCCGCACTTATCGACCGGGACACAACCGCCGGTTCGGCGAGCCCCGGACTGTATGCTGCCGAGATAAGGGGGAAGGACGGCACGCCGATTCCGGTCGAGGCGATCTCCCGGGATATCACCCTGGACGGGCGGCGGGCGGAACTCGTCGTGGCCCGCGACATCACCGAACGGAGAAGGGCTGAAAAGCAGCTCGAGCAGTACAGGCTTCACCTCGAAGACCTCGTCAGAGACCGGACGAGCGAACTCTCAGCGGTGAACACCCACCTGAAGACCGAGATCGACGAACGGAGACGTGCCGAGGAAGACCTGAGAGAGAGCCGGCAGTACCTCGAGACGATCCTCGCGTCCATCCAGGCGGGAATCGTCGTCATCGATCCGAAGACGCACCTCATTGCCGACGCAAACCCCGCAGCACTCCGGATGATCGGGGCGTCGCGTGCAGAGATGCTCGGAAAAGAGTGCCACCGGTACATCTGTCCGCAGCAGCGGGGGAACTGCCCGATCACCGACGCCGGACAGCGGATCGATAACGCCGAGCGGGCGCTCATAACGGCGCACGGAACGAGGCTCCCTATCCTGAAGACCGTCGTGCCCGTCCACCTGAAGGGAGAGGAGTATCTCCTCGAGAGTTTTATCGACATCACCGAGCGCAAGCAGGCCGAAGAAGAACTCGAAAAAAGGGTTGCCGAGCGAACTGCCGACCTGCAAGCGGCCACCGAACGGCTCAGGGAAGAGATCAAAGAGCGCACCGCGCTCGAAGCCGAGAAGACGAAGGCCTACGAGCAGATAGACAAAAACATGGAGCAGTTCGCTATTTTAAACGACCACATCAGAAACCCGCTCCAGGTTATCGTGGGGATGGCCGATCTTGAGGAGACGCCCTCCTCCGCACGGATCATCGAGCAGGCGATGGCCATCGACGGCATCGTCACCGAGCTCGACCGCGGCTGGATCGAGTCCGAGAAGATACGGGCGTTCCTGCGCAAGCATCTCTGA
- a CDS encoding transporter substrate-binding domain-containing protein, with protein sequence MVAGAPGTRWKRRRLPERSAILLLLVFLAAVPLPAGAAVIPPEDPGIRVGVYHAPPFCGIGDDGTVSGFGIDILEYVAAEEGWRIVYVPGTWPECMARLEREEIDLLAAIAYTEERDRLFDFSRESLVVDWGQIVSRRGAGFFSVADLDGKRIAVLEDDVYYASFRELADLSGIHCTFVVVGDYRAVFRAVDEEIADAGLVGRSTGYLSGIGYDIEETPIVCSPKELLFAAPSGKNSALLDDLDRHLSFLKADPESVYYRSLGTWLGGAPRQVVPEWIGVAVGSALLLAGCFFGGFLLLRREVARRTEELRSEVEGRRRAETAFAESERRFKAALKHSPVFVFHQDRQLTYTWVFNAPGNRAPDTFLGRTDADLFLPEDAALLTRLKRQVLESGSDLKAEIPVTLDGQRHRFSLTLEPERDREGDVGGLIGVVIDITEKARQEEQIREALYLIDRNFEQLATLNDHIRNPLQVIVGLAAMTEGRTAEIILAQSEEIDDLVRKLDMGWLESMKIREFLVRHYAPPEDE encoded by the coding sequence ATGGTAGCAGGAGCTCCTGGAACCCGATGGAAGAGGCGGCGCCTCCCGGAGCGGTCGGCGATCCTTCTCCTTCTGGTCTTCCTGGCGGCGGTTCCCCTGCCGGCCGGGGCGGCTGTGATCCCGCCTGAGGATCCGGGCATCAGGGTCGGTGTCTACCATGCTCCTCCCTTCTGCGGTATCGGGGATGATGGAACCGTCTCGGGTTTCGGCATCGATATTCTGGAATACGTCGCAGCGGAGGAGGGATGGCGGATTGTGTATGTTCCCGGCACCTGGCCGGAGTGCATGGCGAGGCTTGAACGGGAAGAGATCGATCTCCTTGCGGCAATAGCGTATACCGAAGAGCGGGATCGACTGTTCGATTTCTCCCGTGAGTCCCTGGTGGTAGACTGGGGGCAGATTGTCTCCCGGCGGGGCGCCGGTTTCTTCTCCGTCGCAGACCTCGACGGAAAAAGGATAGCCGTGCTGGAGGACGATGTCTACTACGCTTCGTTCCGCGAGCTTGCAGACCTCTCCGGTATTCACTGCACCTTCGTCGTCGTCGGCGACTACCGGGCCGTGTTCCGGGCTGTCGACGAAGAGATCGCCGATGCCGGCCTCGTGGGCAGAAGCACCGGCTACCTCTCCGGGATCGGATACGATATTGAAGAGACGCCGATCGTCTGCAGCCCGAAAGAACTCCTCTTTGCCGCTCCTTCGGGGAAGAACTCCGCTCTTCTCGATGATCTCGACCGCCATCTCTCCTTCCTGAAGGCCGATCCGGAATCGGTCTACTACCGGTCGCTCGGGACGTGGCTTGGCGGTGCACCCCGCCAGGTCGTTCCGGAATGGATCGGTGTAGCCGTCGGTTCGGCGCTCCTGCTCGCCGGCTGCTTCTTCGGTGGCTTTCTTCTGCTGCGGCGGGAGGTCGCGCGAAGGACAGAGGAACTCCGGTCGGAGGTCGAGGGGCGGAGGCGTGCCGAGACGGCTTTCGCAGAGAGTGAACGGCGTTTTAAGGCGGCACTGAAGCACTCGCCGGTCTTTGTCTTCCACCAGGACCGGCAGCTCACCTATACCTGGGTATTCAATGCTCCCGGGAACCGGGCTCCCGATACCTTCCTCGGCAGAACCGATGCCGATCTCTTTCTGCCGGAGGATGCCGCTCTCCTTACCCGGCTCAAGCGGCAGGTGCTCGAGAGCGGCAGTGATCTGAAGGCCGAGATACCGGTAACCCTCGACGGGCAGAGGCACCGCTTCTCGCTGACCCTCGAACCCGAGCGCGATCGCGAGGGCGACGTCGGAGGGCTTATCGGCGTCGTCATCGATATCACGGAGAAGGCGCGGCAGGAGGAGCAGATTCGCGAAGCACTCTACCTGATCGACAGGAACTTCGAACAGCTGGCGACGCTCAACGATCATATCCGAAATCCCCTGCAGGTTATCGTCGGCCTTGCGGCCATGACCGAAGGAAGGACGGCCGAGATCATTCTCGCGCAGTCTGAGGAGATCGACGATCTCGTCAGGAAGCTCGACATGGGATGGCTCGAGTCGATGAAGATCCGCGAGTTCCTCGTCCGGCACTACGCTCCTCCGGAGGACGAGTAA
- a CDS encoding small multi-drug export protein produces the protein MIESVKTASDYLLGRGPVALTAMKFVLPLAIIPLALGLLYLSQPYETFLLYTTVSAAYFVPPAGKESLIPLAILAGQPWWLITILFVALDAAVALFIAWNFELAMKVPLLGRLLKRGLAVMNEYSEAHPGIRSVSTVGLFLFVFFPFQGTGAMNGSILGRLLGMDAERVFACVMAGSIGSCLTIALGTDLIVTLYRQNPLLGIAVLLLAVLGAAGAFFGWRRHQRRLRERMP, from the coding sequence ATGATAGAATCGGTTAAAACCGCATCGGATTACCTGCTGGGGCGGGGGCCGGTCGCACTCACCGCCATGAAGTTCGTTCTCCCGCTCGCCATCATCCCGCTGGCGCTCGGCCTCCTGTACCTGAGCCAGCCGTACGAAACGTTCCTTCTCTACACCACCGTCTCTGCGGCCTACTTCGTCCCGCCTGCCGGAAAGGAGTCGCTCATTCCGCTCGCCATCCTCGCCGGGCAGCCGTGGTGGCTTATCACCATACTCTTTGTAGCCCTCGATGCCGCGGTCGCCCTCTTCATCGCCTGGAACTTCGAACTTGCGATGAAAGTGCCCCTCCTCGGCCGCCTGCTCAAACGCGGACTTGCGGTGATGAACGAGTACAGCGAGGCGCACCCCGGTATCAGGAGCGTCTCAACCGTCGGCCTCTTCCTCTTCGTCTTCTTCCCGTTCCAGGGAACCGGCGCGATGAACGGTTCGATCCTCGGGCGCCTCCTCGGGATGGATGCAGAGCGGGTCTTCGCCTGCGTCATGGCAGGATCGATCGGCTCCTGCCTCACCATCGCCCTCGGTACGGATCTGATCGTCACGCTCTACCGGCAGAACCCACTGCTCGGTATCGCCGTGCTGCTTCTTGCCGTGCTCGGGGCGGCAGGCGCGTTCTTCGGGTGGCGGCGGCACCAGCGCCGGCTCCGGGAACGGATGCCCTGA
- a CDS encoding cache domain-containing protein — protein MKLFTAFTVFLVMLLCLTAAGCTNATEEAPPVNGTGTASAEELVAFVEQAYAFAGEHGKDAAIEAFNDPNGEFVRGDLYIFAYDYAGTTLVLPHEPEIVGTNRIDLRDANGVPFIREMIGVAGNGSGFFRYHYPNPEAGFAIEPKLSYVMRVDETWWLGAGIYGQEAEAASPQVDADRHAKAQIVRFVEDAAAYARTNGREAALAAFMDRNGPFVMQEVYIYALDFNGTCLALPYQPDLVGTSMIDLSDTYGVNVTRVEIDLAREGGGFIFYHYPNPARNFTVEPKMSYVQQVDETWWIGAGIYLSDLTENSLATRNGMRALLTGIEDGVDASLAAVDANVSEAARHFGAAGMTGEGTAGVLEYLVASSPAAVDAVTFGPDGRILAVAPEEYRESIGVDISEQAHIVRVLKEGEPALSGVFTTVEGFAAATIARPAASPSGEILGGVSLPFRPDLLLADVIVPAVNGTGTVVTVIQTDGRVLYDPDPAEIGKMTFADPIYADYPDLLTVARRVAAEPEGAGGYEFLATGSTEPVRKEIVWGTAALHGTEWRIVVTKEAAS, from the coding sequence ATGAAGTTATTCACCGCCTTCACGGTCTTTCTCGTGATGCTGCTCTGCCTCACCGCAGCAGGGTGCACAAACGCCACGGAAGAGGCACCACCGGTGAACGGAACCGGGACGGCATCCGCGGAAGAACTCGTCGCCTTCGTCGAACAGGCCTACGCCTTCGCCGGAGAACACGGTAAAGATGCGGCGATAGAGGCATTCAACGACCCGAACGGCGAGTTCGTCCGGGGGGATCTCTACATCTTCGCCTACGACTATGCAGGCACGACGCTCGTGCTCCCCCACGAACCGGAGATCGTCGGCACGAACCGCATCGATCTCCGGGATGCGAACGGCGTCCCGTTCATCCGGGAGATGATCGGCGTTGCCGGGAACGGGAGCGGGTTTTTCCGCTACCACTATCCGAATCCGGAAGCAGGCTTTGCCATCGAACCGAAGCTGAGTTACGTCATGCGCGTGGACGAGACCTGGTGGCTGGGAGCCGGGATCTACGGACAGGAAGCCGAAGCAGCCTCGCCGCAGGTTGATGCCGACCGCCACGCAAAGGCGCAGATCGTCCGGTTTGTTGAGGATGCGGCCGCATACGCACGCACGAACGGCAGAGAGGCTGCACTCGCGGCGTTCATGGACAGAAACGGCCCGTTCGTCATGCAGGAGGTGTACATCTATGCCCTCGACTTCAACGGCACCTGCCTCGCCCTCCCCTACCAGCCCGATCTCGTCGGGACCAGCATGATCGACCTTTCGGACACCTACGGCGTCAACGTCACCCGGGTCGAGATCGACCTTGCGAGAGAGGGCGGCGGGTTCATCTTCTACCACTACCCGAACCCTGCCCGGAACTTCACCGTCGAGCCGAAGATGAGTTACGTCCAGCAGGTGGACGAGACCTGGTGGATCGGAGCGGGGATCTACCTCTCCGACCTCACCGAAAACAGCCTAGCCACGAGGAACGGGATGCGGGCGCTCCTCACCGGGATCGAAGACGGGGTCGATGCGTCGCTCGCGGCCGTGGACGCCAACGTCTCCGAGGCTGCCCGACACTTCGGAGCGGCCGGTATGACAGGAGAGGGGACGGCGGGCGTGCTCGAATACCTCGTCGCCTCCTCGCCCGCCGCGGTCGATGCCGTCACGTTCGGGCCCGACGGCCGGATCCTGGCGGTCGCACCCGAGGAGTACCGGGAGAGTATCGGCGTTGATATCAGTGAACAGGCGCATATCGTCCGCGTCCTGAAAGAAGGAGAACCGGCGCTGAGCGGCGTCTTCACCACCGTCGAAGGATTCGCCGCCGCTACCATCGCCCGCCCCGCCGCCTCACCTTCGGGAGAGATTCTGGGCGGCGTCTCTCTTCCGTTCAGGCCGGATCTGCTCCTTGCAGACGTCATCGTCCCCGCGGTGAACGGCACCGGCACCGTGGTGACAGTCATCCAGACGGACGGGCGGGTACTCTACGACCCCGATCCGGCCGAGATCGGGAAGATGACCTTCGCGGATCCGATCTACGCGGATTATCCAGACCTGCTGACGGTTGCGCGGCGGGTTGCCGCCGAGCCTGAAGGAGCCGGAGGATACGAGTTCCTGGCAACCGGGAGCACAGAGCCGGTGCGAAAAGAGATCGTCTGGGGAACGGCCGCCCTCCACGGGACAGAGTGGCGGATCGTGGTTACGAAGGAAGCGGCCTCGTAA
- a CDS encoding diacylglycerol/polyprenol kinase family protein, protein MNETGRQVVHLIFGLGIAGFVFLFDSTITISVLMIALFAGFILSDALQRGYFIPGISQIIERLERRDAVPGKGALFFALGALFCLVFFPTAVVFPALVVLALLDSVTTIFGVRYGRHRIYNKKSVEGTLFGIAVTFSVLLFLVPPGAALAVAVVSGLVELTTPIDDNLVVPVAACVVLSMFL, encoded by the coding sequence ATGAACGAGACAGGCCGTCAGGTCGTTCACCTGATCTTCGGCCTCGGCATTGCAGGCTTTGTCTTCCTCTTCGACAGCACGATTACCATCTCGGTTCTCATGATCGCGCTCTTCGCCGGGTTCATCCTCTCGGACGCGCTCCAGCGGGGCTACTTTATCCCCGGCATTTCGCAGATCATCGAACGGCTTGAGCGGCGCGATGCCGTCCCCGGCAAGGGTGCGCTCTTCTTCGCCCTCGGGGCGCTCTTCTGTCTGGTCTTCTTCCCGACGGCAGTGGTCTTTCCCGCCCTCGTGGTGCTCGCGCTGCTCGACAGCGTGACGACGATATTCGGCGTGCGGTACGGGAGACACCGCATCTACAATAAAAAATCAGTCGAAGGCACGCTCTTCGGTATCGCCGTGACGTTCTCGGTGCTGCTCTTCCTGGTGCCGCCGGGTGCGGCGCTGGCGGTTGCCGTCGTCTCCGGCCTTGTCGAACTGACGACACCGATCGACGATAATCTCGTCGTGCCGGTCGCCGCCTGCGTCGTTCTGAGCATGTTCCTTTGA
- a CDS encoding cation diffusion facilitator family transporter, with protein sequence METAEISGGNAGSLAPADADTLKQKTARLSIASNTFLVFAKLGVGIAIGSVGIISEAIHSGIDLVAALIAYFAVRRSSEPPDQCHTFGHGKYESVSGLIEALLIFVAALLIINEAVTTLITGEESLATEALGIGIGVMALSAVINWFISARLMRVAKETESIALESDAWHLRTDVYTSLGVFAGLVLIRVTGLTILDPLVALGVAVIILKAAFDLTRRSLADIIDRSLPPDEEARIRGIICDHCSDYVGFHALRTRRSGPNRFIDLHLVVARGSSVEESFDLVKHLESDLKTEFPRASVTIRVEPCSGDGCASCDSICPTRKP encoded by the coding sequence ATGGAGACGGCGGAAATTTCCGGCGGGAATGCCGGTTCCCTCGCACCGGCGGATGCAGATACCCTGAAACAGAAGACGGCTCGCCTCTCGATCGCGTCGAATACGTTTCTCGTGTTTGCCAAACTCGGTGTCGGCATCGCTATCGGCTCGGTCGGTATCATATCCGAAGCGATCCACTCGGGGATAGACCTGGTTGCAGCGCTTATCGCCTACTTCGCGGTCAGGCGATCGAGCGAGCCTCCCGACCAATGCCACACCTTCGGCCACGGCAAGTACGAGAGCGTCTCCGGCCTCATCGAGGCACTGCTCATCTTCGTCGCCGCCCTGCTGATCATTAACGAAGCCGTAACGACCCTCATTACGGGCGAAGAGTCGCTCGCGACCGAAGCGCTCGGTATCGGTATCGGCGTCATGGCGCTTTCGGCGGTGATCAACTGGTTCATCTCGGCCCGCCTCATGCGGGTGGCGAAAGAGACCGAATCGATCGCGCTCGAGAGCGACGCGTGGCACCTCCGGACGGACGTATATACGTCGCTCGGCGTCTTTGCGGGGCTCGTGCTGATCCGCGTGACCGGCCTTACGATACTCGATCCCCTGGTTGCCCTCGGCGTTGCGGTCATTATCCTGAAGGCTGCGTTCGATCTGACCCGCCGTTCGCTCGCCGATATCATCGACCGGAGCCTCCCCCCCGACGAGGAGGCGCGGATACGCGGGATCATCTGCGATCACTGCTCCGATTACGTCGGGTTCCACGCTCTGCGCACCCGCCGCTCCGGCCCGAACCGGTTCATCGACCTCCACCTTGTCGTCGCCCGGGGGTCGAGCGTGGAGGAGTCGTTCGACCTCGTCAAACACCTCGAGTCCGACCTGAAAACCGAGTTCCCGCGTGCAAGCGTTACGATCCGCGTAGAGCCCTGCTCCGGGGACGGCTGCGCCTCCTGCGACTCGATCTGTCCAACCAGGAAGCCCTGA
- the pyk gene encoding pyruvate kinase, with protein MQLPDHKTKIVCTIGPASDSVPVLKEMVEAGMNVARLNLSHGTFDEHRKTIRNVRRAADEAGRLVSILIDLPGPKLRIGTLPEEPMQLAKGEVVTLTTKKGSYESREIPVDFSRFADLVSEGSIIYLNDGFIQLRVTEIVGEDVRCQVVIGGPLLSHKGMSLIGGEGVVAVSAVTDRDLECIDFGLAEGLDTFSISFIQNAADIDKARNYAAEKGKAIHIISKIERQEALANLDEILAATDGVMIARGDLGVQIPIEEVPAVQKRIILKATTLGRPVITATQMLESMTDNIRPTRAEVTDVANAILDGTDAVMLSGETSVGHYPVEAVGMMVKIARNIEERRSSIAGRCGLVDYFRRGRGRAGITISDVVSLNVIESMEALGIRYVLTPTRSGATPRHISRFKPDSWILSFTRNPSTHKFLAFSYGVYSVFIRSEEEYWHGAMLEFIRESGVIRRGEQVVLTEGISPSYEGTDSLIIFTVD; from the coding sequence ATGCAACTTCCGGATCACAAAACCAAGATCGTATGCACGATAGGGCCGGCATCGGACTCGGTGCCGGTGCTGAAGGAGATGGTGGAAGCGGGGATGAACGTCGCCCGGCTCAACCTCTCCCACGGCACGTTCGATGAGCACCGGAAGACTATCCGGAATGTCCGCAGGGCTGCGGACGAGGCCGGCCGCCTCGTCTCGATCCTGATCGATCTGCCCGGCCCCAAGCTCCGGATCGGCACCCTTCCGGAGGAGCCGATGCAGCTGGCGAAAGGCGAGGTGGTCACCCTTACCACGAAAAAAGGCTCGTATGAATCTCGCGAGATACCCGTCGATTTTTCCCGGTTTGCAGATCTCGTCTCGGAGGGGAGCATCATCTACCTTAACGACGGGTTCATCCAGCTCCGGGTGACCGAGATTGTCGGAGAGGACGTCCGCTGTCAGGTGGTCATCGGCGGACCGCTCCTCTCGCACAAAGGCATGAGCCTGATCGGCGGCGAAGGAGTCGTGGCCGTCAGCGCCGTGACCGACCGGGATCTCGAGTGCATCGACTTCGGCCTCGCCGAAGGGCTCGACACCTTCAGCATCTCCTTCATCCAGAACGCCGCAGATATCGATAAAGCGCGCAATTACGCCGCGGAAAAGGGAAAGGCCATTCATATCATCTCGAAGATCGAGCGGCAGGAGGCGCTCGCAAACCTCGACGAGATCCTCGCGGCGACCGATGGCGTGATGATCGCACGGGGCGACCTCGGCGTACAGATCCCTATCGAGGAGGTCCCCGCCGTGCAGAAGCGGATCATCCTCAAGGCCACCACGCTCGGCAGGCCGGTGATAACCGCCACGCAGATGCTCGAGTCGATGACCGACAACATCCGCCCGACCCGTGCCGAGGTGACCGACGTCGCAAACGCCATCCTCGACGGAACGGACGCAGTGATGCTCTCGGGAGAGACCTCGGTCGGCCACTACCCCGTCGAGGCGGTCGGAATGATGGTGAAGATAGCACGCAACATCGAAGAGAGACGCTCGAGCATCGCCGGAAGATGCGGCCTTGTCGACTACTTCCGGAGAGGCAGGGGCAGAGCGGGGATAACGATCAGCGACGTGGTCTCCTTAAACGTCATCGAGTCGATGGAGGCGCTCGGGATCCGGTACGTCCTGACACCGACGCGGAGCGGAGCAACGCCCCGCCACATCTCCCGGTTCAAACCGGATTCGTGGATACTCTCGTTCACCCGGAATCCGAGCACTCATAAGTTCCTGGCATTCTCCTACGGAGTATACTCGGTCTTCATCCGCAGCGAGGAGGAGTACTGGCACGGGGCGATGCTCGAGTTCATCAGGGAGTCGGGGGTTATCCGGCGCGGGGAGCAGGTCGTGCTCACCGAAGGTATATCACCCAGCTACGAGGGCACTGATTCGCTCATTATCTTCACCGTGGATTAG